A part of Eschrichtius robustus isolate mEscRob2 chromosome 20, mEscRob2.pri, whole genome shotgun sequence genomic DNA contains:
- the DVL2 gene encoding segment polarity protein dishevelled homolog DVL-2 isoform X4: MAGSGAGGGGVGETKVIYHLDEEETPYLVKIPVPAERITLGDFKSVLQRPAGAKYFFKSMDQDFGVVKEEISDDNARLPCFNGRVVSWLVSSDNPQPETAPPAHEPRTDPAPPPPPVPPLPPERTSGIGDSRPPSFHPNVSSSRENLEPETETESVVSLRRERPRRRDSSEHGAGGHRPSGPSRLERHLAGYESSSTLMTSELESTSLGDSDEEDTMSRFSSSTEQSSASRLLKRHRRRRKQRPPRLERASSFSSVTDSTMSLNIITVTLNMEKYNFLGISIVGQSNERGDGGIYIGSIMKGGAVAADGRIEPGDMLLQVNDMNFENMSNDDAVRVLRDIVHKPGPIVLTVAKCWDPSPQAYFTLPRNEPIQPIDPAAWVSHSAALTGTFPAYPGSSSMSTITSGSSLPDGCEGRGLSIHTDMASVTKAMAAPESGLEVRDRMWLKITIPNAFLGSDVVDWLYHHVEGFPERREARKYASGLLKAGLIRHTVNKITFSEQCYYVFGDLSGGCESYLVNLSLNDNDGSSGASDQDTLAPLPGATPWPLLPTFSYQYPAPHPYSPQPPPYHELSSYTYGGGSASSQHSEGSRSSGSTRSDGGAGRTGRPEERAPESKSGSGSESEPSSRGGSLRRGGEPGGTGDGGPPPSRGSSGGAPNLRAHPGLHPYGPPPGMALPYNPMMVVMMPPPPPPVPPAVQPPGAPPVRDLGSVPPELTASRQSFHMAMGNPSEFFVDVM, encoded by the exons ATGGCGGGCAGCGGCGCCGGGGGCGGTGGTGTCGGGGAGACGAAGGTGATTTACCACCTGGATGAAGAAGAGACTCCCTACCTGGTGAAGATCCCCGTCCCCGCCGAGCGCATCACCCTCGGCGATTTCAAGAGCGTCTTGCAGCGGCCCGCGGGCGCTAAGTACTTTTTCAAGTCTATGGATCAGGATTTCGG GGTGGTGAAGGAGGAGATTTCAGATGACAATGCTCGCCTTCCCTGCTTCAACGGAAGGGTGGTATCCTGG TTAGTGTCATCAGATAACCCCCAACCTGAGACGGCCCCCCCAGCCCACGAGCCTCGGACAGACCCGGCGCCTCCACCGCCGCCTGTACCCCCTCTGCCACCGGAGAGGACCAGTGGCATTGGAGACTCCAGGCCTCCATCCTTCCA CCCTAACGTGTCCAGCAGCCGGGAAAATCTGGAGCCcgagacagaaacagagtcagTGGTGTCTCTGAGGCGGGAGCGACCTCGCAGGCGAGACAGCAGTGAGCACGGCG CGGGGGGTCACCGGCCCAGCGGCCCCTCGAGGCTGGAGCGCCACCTGGCAGGGTACGAGAGctcctccaccctcatgaccagcGAGCTGGAGAGCACCAGCCTGGGGGACTCGGACGAGGAGGACACCATGAGCAG GTTCAGCAGCTCCACGGAGCAGAGCAGCGCCTCCCGCCTCCTCAAGCGCCACCGGCGGCGGAGGAAACAGCGGCCACCCCGCCTGGAGAGG GCCTCATCCTTCAGCAGCGTCACCGATTCCACCATGTCTCTCAACATCATCACGGTCACGCTCAACATGG AGAAGTACAACTTCCTGGGCATCTCCATCGTGGGTCAGAGCAACGAGCGGGGAGATGGAGGCATCTATATCGGCTCCATCATGAAGGGTGGGGCTGTGGCGGCCGACGGGCGCATTGAGCCCGGGGACATGCTTTTGCAG GTGAACGACATGAACTTTGAGAACATGAGCAACGATGATGCGGTGCGGGTGCTGAGGGATATCGTGCACAAGCCGGG CCCCATCGTGCTGACTGTAGCCAAGTGCTGGGATCCCTCTCCCCAGGCCTATTTCACTCTCCCCCGAA ATGAGCCCATCCAGCCGATTGACCCTGCTGCCTGGGTCTCACACTCTGCTGCTCTGACTGGCACCTTCCCAGCCTATCCAGGCTCCTCGTCCATGAGCACCATCACATCTGGGTCCTCTCTTCCTGATG GCTGTGAGGGCCGGGGCCTCTCCATCCATACAGACATGGCATCTGTGACCAAGGCCATGGCAGCTCCAGAGTCTGGACTGGAAGTTCGGGACCGCATGTGGCTCAAGATCACCATCCCTAACGCCTTTCTGG GCTCGGACGTTGTTGACTGGCTCTACCATCACGTGGAGGGCTTTCCTGAGCGGCGGGAGGCCCGAAAGTATGCCAGCGGGCTGCTCAAGGCAGGCCTTATCCGGCACACCGTGAACAAGATCACCTTCTCTGAGCAGTGCTATTACGTCTTTGGAGACCTCAGTGGCGGCTGTGAGAGTT ATCTAGTCAACCTGTCTCTGAATGACAACGATGGCTCCAGTGGCGCTTCGGACCAGGACACCTTGGCTCCTTTGCCCGGGGCCACTCCCTGGCCCCTGCTGCCCACCTTCTCCTACCAGTACCCAGCCCCGCATCCATACagtccccagcccccaccctaCCACGAGCTCTCGTCCTACACCTACGGCGGAGGCAGTGCCAGCAGCCAGCACAGTGAGG gGAGCCGGAGCAGTGGGTCGACACGAAGCGATGGGGGGGCGGGCCGCacagggaggcctgaggagcGGGCCCCTGAGTCCAAGTCTGGCAGCGGCAGTGAGTCTGAGCCTTCCAGCCGGGGCGGCAGCCTTCGGCGGGGCGGGGAACCTGGTGGGACTGGTGATGGGGGCCCTCCCCCATCCAGGGGCTCATCAGGAGGTGCTCCCAATCTCCGAGCCCACCCAGGGCTCCATCCCTATGGCCCACCTCCTGGCATGGCCCTCCCGTATAACCCCATGATGGTGGTCATgatgccccctcctccaccccctgtcCCTCCAGCAGTGCAGCCTCCAGGGGCCCCTCCAGTCAGAGACCTGGGCTCCGTGCCCCCAGAGCTGACAGCCAGCCGCCAAAGCTTCCACATGGCCATGGGCAACCCCAGTGAGTTCTTTGTGGATGTTATGTAG